The genomic window CTCAAGATCGCGATGCTGCAGGGGACATTGAAAACAGACGACTTCACGGAATCACTCCAGCTAAATGGTGGGGAAGGAATGTGGTAAGAGAACATTCCACAGGGGACGCCGCGGGCAGTTCCCCGGCGTCCTGAACTCAACCAGGTCAAAGCGTTGTTTAAAACTCGCCTACAACTTCTCCGCCTCCGTAAGTGCAGAGCGCGATAAAGGTGAGATTGCTCATGTTTTCGCTGAGGAAACGGACTGAACCATCGGCGAGTGCCACCTGCACGCCTCCTGTATGAAAGGAGAGGGGATTGGCCCACTTGTTGGTCGAGTTGATGAAGTTCGGCCCATAGCGTGTGACGCCATCGTCTTCAAAGCCATACATCCAGCCGGCACAGGGGCCTGCCCAGTAATCAAACCAGCCTCCAAACTCGGGGTTGTTCGTGACGAAGGTTCCCGAAGTGCGGTCCTTGTAAATCCACTGCGATCGTCCCGCTGATTCATGCACGATGATTGTGTTCGATGTGCCATCGACGATATCGCGAAACCGTTTCCCAGATCCACCGCCACCAAAGATCCCCAGATTGGAATCCGCGGTGGCACCAGGCACATACACCTGATGGGAGTTACTGTGAATTCCCCGCTGACCGGCGTAGTCCGAAGTAAATGCGCCTCGGTTGGCATCGATGGTCCAGCCGCTGGAGAGACGCATGCGTAATTCCGGCGTCATCTGTGTGCCACCTGGAGTAGACGGGCATTCAAAGAGTGTAAGTTTGGTTTCGATCGCATCCTGGTTTTCGGTATCCCAGAAGGAGTAATCGTGGTTGTAGATGTTTCCGAGAGATGCCTGATCGAAATAGCTCAATGTCTGTGGGATCCAACTGTTGTAGTGAAAGGATCCATCAGCGCGCTGTCCGTAGTAAGTCTCTAACGGAAAGATCTGGTGGGTGCCTGCGTAGTTGTGCAAAGCCAGCCCGATCTGTTTGAGGTTATTCTTACATTGCGTACGTCGCGCCGCTTCACGCGCCTGCTGAACGGCAGGGAGTAACAGTGCAATGAGGATTGCGATAATCGCGATCACGACCAGCAACTCAATTAAAGTGAACCCGCGGCGCGCACGGTTGGATTGCGAACAGGACATGGGAATCTCCGGAGTAGATCTTAAATCGACAACACACAGGCAAACTGTTTCAGTCGCGGGGTTGTCTGGAAGCAATTCCGGTGGGGCTGGCATCGCTGAGATGTTGGCAGGGAATCACAACAGGAATGATTTCTGTTTTGGTTGAGAGTGAGATTCAGTCTCACTACCAAGAGGATAGTCGGTCAGCATTTGAATGCAAGGGGGATCGTTAGAGATCCCTGAAAAAAAGGCATTCTGGATCAATACGTCTTTTGATAGCCGGCTGTTTCTCAGCTTTTGTGACTGATTTTAGACCAGGAAAACCATCGAAGTGAACTGGTCTCTCTCGTTTCGCTCGCGTTCGCGGCTGGGGACCCGGGCAACCACCAGTTCTTGTGTGTAAGGTGCTGATATTAAGCCGCTTACGCCGTTTCCAGTCGTCTCACCATTCTCAGTTCAATGTGTTCCTGTTTCAGACCGGCGTCTTTGAAGAAGAAATCGGCAGTTTTCCGGAATTCGATTGCACTGCGTGCAATCATTCATCGCCAAGTCTGGTGTGAGCCATTTCATTAAGAGGATACGACGATGAAAAATAACCAGAGACGATTCGAAACGTTGACCCGTTTGACACGACGGCTGCACCAGAGCCTCTTTGCCAGACCACGACGACAGTCTGCTGCCCGGGCACAGCAGCAACGCTTTCAGCCGGCGAACTGTCAGATTGAAACTCTGGAAGACCGCAGGCTGCTCACCGCCGCCTTTTCGGAGTTGCACAATCCGAATCCCAGTGATAATTCCGACTTTGGTGACTCCGTGGTCACGCTGAGTACGGGCAATATTGTTGTCACAGATCCGAATTATGATGGCTGGAGAGGAGCCGTCTATTTGTTTGACGGTCAGACGGGGGACTTGATCAGCACGCTTACGGGAGACACGCGCCATGAACGAGTCGGTATTGGCGGGATAACGGCGTTACCCAACGGGAATTTCGTGGTGAGCAGTCCGAAGTGGAGCGGTGGCAATATGGGCTCGGAAGTGGGGGCGGCCACGTTAGTCAATGGTGTGACTGGCCTGAACGGAGTCATCTCTACGGCGAACAGCCTGGTGGGAAGTTCTGAGGATGACGGCTATGGAGGCGGACGAATTCTGGTTTTGGAGAACGGTAATTACGTGGTCACCAATCCTGGCTGGGATTATGGTGAGATATCCAATGTCGGCGCCGTCACGTTTGGTGATGCGACCACCGGTGTGACTGGTGTGATCTCGGCGGCGAACAGTCTGATCGGTGCCAGTGAGCATGATCGTATTGGACATCACTACGGCAATGATACGGGAATCAAACTGCTGGCGAACGGGAATTACCTCGTCGGCAGTCCGTTCTGGGATAACGGATCCAGCGAAGACGCCGGCGCGTTGACCTGGGGGAATGGCACGACGGGGACAGTCGGTATTGTCTCATCAGCAAACAGCCTGGTCGGTTCTACCACAGATGATTTTGTGGGAGACTTCACCAATGGCGATGTAAACATCACCTTACTGGCCAATGGAAACTATGTGCTCACCAGCCCGACCTGGGATAACGGAACAGTGACTGATGCGGGAGCCGTGACATTCGGTGATGGAACCACGGGAGTGGCCGGTGAGATTTCCTCGGCCAATAGCCTGGTGGGAACGACGGCCGGCGACAAGGTGGGAGCCCTGTATTACCTCACTTCCAGTGTGACAGAACTTGCGAATGGCAATTACGTTGTGTCCAGTCCCACCTGGGACAATGGTACGGTGGTCGATGCGGGGGCCGTGACGTTTGGCAGTGGCACGACTGGTGTTTCCGGAGTCATTTCCGCGACGAACAGTCTCGTCGGCGTGACGAAAAATGATCGTCTGGGGCGAAATGGACTCAATACAAACGGTGTGACGCCCCTTTCCAACGGAAATTATGTCGTCAGCAGTCCGGGTTGGAACAATGGTTCGATTGCGGGGGCGGGAGCGGCGACGTTTGGTGATGGAACTACGGGCATCAGTGGTGTGATCACTGCCGACAACAGTCTCGTCGGTACGACGAAAAATGACCTGGTGGGATACGCCGGGGTCACGGCATTGACCAACGGGAACTATGTGGTGAGCAGTCCTGCCTGGAGTGACGATTTTGAATTGGCAGTTGGTGCTGTTACGTTTGGAAACGGCACTACCGGAATTACCGGGGCGATTTCGTCCGCCAACAGTCTGGTCGGCTCCGGTGGTGCGGATAACGTGGGCCGGGGAGGCGTTGTTGCACTTCCCAATGGTAATTATGTCGCCGTCAGCAATTACTGGTCACGCAAAAAAGGGGCCGTCACTTTTGGGAATGGAACGACTGGAATTACAGGCATTCTTTCAGCTGAGAACAGTCTGGTCGGTACGAGGGATCTATCTTACGTCGGTATGGACGGTGTGACCGTGCTCGCGAACGGGAATTATGTGGTCGTCAGTACGGAATGGGCGAATGCCGAGAATTATGATCTGGGAGCAGTCACCTGGGGGAGTGGAACCGCTGGCGTTCAGGGGGTCGTCTCAGCGGCCAATAGTTTAGTGGGAACCAAACGAGGCGATCATATAGGCTCTGATGGTGTCGTGGCTTTGACGAACGGAAACTATGTGGTCAGTAGTTCGGGCTGGGACAATGGTGCGATCATTGATGCGGGAGCCGTGACCTTCGGTAATGGGACCACCGGCAGCAGTGGACAGGTCTCATCCACCAACAGCCTGGTCGGTTCCACGACTGATGATCAGTTAGGTTACCATTATTACTCGGGGCACTCCGTAACAGCACTTGCCAATGGGAACTATGTCGTTGTGAGTACAGAATGGGACCATGGTTCGATTGTAGATGCCGGGGCAGTGACGTTTGGCGATGGCACGACGGGCATCAGCGGTGAGATCACCTCTGACAACAGCCTGGTGGGAGCGCATGAGGATGACCAGGTGGGAGATCACCGGGCGGGGGTTTCCGGAGTGACGGCACTGCCTAACGGAAACTACCTGGTTACCAGTGCATACTGGGACAATGGTTCTATCGATGAAGGTGGGGGAGTCACCTTCGCTGATGGCACCACAGGGGTGACTGGTTTTCTAACGTCGAGCAACAGTGTGGCATCGGAATTGGGAGACAGTTTTTTGATTAAACTCGTGCGGGATGATGTGAATCAGAGTTTCCTGGTGGCCTACGAGGAAGAAGACACGATCTGGGTCGGTTCGCAGGTTGATGGCTTTAGAGGGACGACCTTTGATCTGATCGAAGATGTGGTCGTTTCAGAGCATGATCCGGAAGAGACGATCGATCTTTCCGGACTGGAACCTGTCACCGAGGGGCCCGTGATCTGGTCGGCTACATCTGATAATCCGGATGTGATTCCCGATTCCGGGCTGACTGTGCTGGATGAGGGGGGCAGGCCGCGATTGCGCGTCTCGCCGCTGACAGGCAGGACCGGCACTGCTGAGATCACCGTGCAGGTTGAAGATGGGGGCCTGGATCATGATCTGACGACTCCCGAAGATAATGGCACGTTCCAGCGTTCCTTTGTTTTCACGATTAACGCGATCGAAGAGTCGACGGAGGAAACTCTCGCGTTGCGAGTCGTAGAGACGCCAACCGACGTGGATGCCAACGGGGAAGCGGCTGCTCTGCCTGGGAATGCAACCTGGATCGGTGAGTGGACCGAGTACTGGGTGGAGATCTGGGTGCAGACCGAAAATCTGAGCAGCGCGGGAGTGGCCCTGGTTGGACTTGAGCTGGAGTATCAGACCGCTGCGACTTCCGCGACTGAAATTCAGTTTGGCCCCGCATTCACTCAGAACCAGTCCGGCACAATTGACGATGTGAATGGCGTCATCAGTCAACTGGCGGCGGTCACTGAGACGGTTGATTTGGGTGTCGACAAACAACTGCTGTTTGCCCGCATCAAATTTGAGGCGCTCGTGCAGGATGAACTGGCTCTGGATCTGGCGGGGCACAGCCTGAGTTCGGAGACTCTGTCGTTCGAGATTACGAGCTCGCTGGTGGGGCTGGGGACCGGGCATGTGGTCGAACCTCTGAACATCGAACATGCCCAAACGGAGATCTGGGCCAATCCCTATGACCTGAATGACGATGGTCAAATCAGTTTCCAGGACCTGCTGCGGTTTGCCAGCGTGTATGGGGCTGTGCCGAGTGAGTCAGGTTCCGATTATGCCTGGCTGGCCGATCTGAATCAGGATGGTCGGGTCAATTTCCGAGACCTGGTCCTGTTTGCGGGTAATTACGGAAAGAACAAACTGCAGAAAGTGAGACCGACTCCGGTTCATTATCCGGACAATTACCCTTACGGCTGGAATCAGCAGCTGCAGGCTGCAAGTCAGCCCGTTGTCGTTTCGACAGCAGCCTCACTGACTCAGTCCAAGGCAGATGTAATGCGGGAGAGTGCCGTTGAGGAATTGAGTCCGCGTCTGTCGTCAACAGAACAACAGAAACTGGAAGAGGTACAGGTCGAAGTCGTCGATCTGGCAGGGACGACGTTGGGACAGGTCGTCGGAGACACGATTTATCTCGACGTAAATGCGGCGGGACATGGCTGGTTCATCGATGACACGCCCCGGGATCACAGCGAATTTCAGGCAGACAGTTCCCTGTCATTGATTGCACTGCCGGGCAGTGAAGCGGCGGGGCTGATTGATCTCTGGACGGTCATTCGTCACGAACTGGGGCACCTGCTGGGCGATGAGCACGCCGAGGAGGGAATTATGGATTCGGTACTGGCGCCGGGAGAGCGGAAACTGCCGGACTGGAATGCTGAGACCGATGACTTCTTTGCTTCACTGAATGCAGACTCGGAGTTGCTGGCATTCTGATGTGTTTTGCTCTACTCCGGCTTGCCGATGGTGTTTGTGAAAAACATAAGCGCTTCCTGAAATGCGAATTCGTGATGTCCGGGGGGCGCGCTGAATTTGGGGGTTTTGCCTCCGACCTGTTGATACAGGGGAGTGATCAGCTTGAGACAGCGTTTCGCTTCGGCGGGGCTGAAGCCGTCCGAGACCGCGTTAGAGATATGCAGCGGACGGGGGGTGACCAGCAGAGCCATCTCGGGGAGGTCGAATTTGGGGAGCAGGCCGGGAATGGCGCCGCAGTGACAGTGGCGCTGACGGTCGCGGATGAAGGAGACGCGCATGCTGCCGAAAATTCCCTGGACGGAAGTGGCTGCGATTCGTGGTTCGAAGGCGGCGGCGGAGAGCGCGAGCAGTCCCCCTGTTGAGACGCCGGTCGCACCGACTTTGGCCGGATTCACCTGCGGATCCGCAAACACGTGCTGCAGCAGGATCTGCTGGTGGGCAAACAGCAGGCCGTACCAGCTATAGCCATCCAGGCGTAACAGGTGATCCAGTTCATGGTGCCGGTCGCTGCCTGGTTCCATGCCGACGTTCTCCATCGCATACACAAGGTATCCCTGTTCGGCAAACTGAGCGGCACAGGCATGCTGATAGCTGTTCGGCTCGGAGAGAATCTGGCTGACTTTGCCATGCCCCATGAAACAGACAATGGTTGGCAGCTTTTTTCCTGGCTTAGTCGGAGGAGCGAGACGGAAGAAGCGAAAGATCCGATGGCCATCATGGTAGACGGCGAATTCCTGTTGATGGAACATGCCTCGATCTAAGGCTGCCCCCACCGGTTTGATTGTGAGCTTTCCCGGATAAGGATAGACGAGCTGTTCCTGGAAGGCCTGGCGTTGCGACTCCTGCCACTGGGCCCATTGACGGTTGTTTTGAAATTCGGGTACTTGCAGCGGACGGGCGCGGGTGGCCTCGGCCTCGTAAGAGTAAGTGGAGGGCACGTTGATTGGTCCGGAGGTGCCTGCCTGAAAACCGGGAACCTGACTGGCGGCGTTCGCGTCCATAATCGCCAGGCATAACCACCAGGGGGGCAGTCCCGAGAGTTTCTGGCCGGCCTGGAATTCACAGAAATAGATTGAAGCGAAGTGAGGTTTGTCTTTCACGGTGCCATTACTCGTGCCCCGATAGGCGGCGTTATCGAGTTTTCGCCAGCCATGGTCGCGGGGAGAGCGTCCCTGGGGGAAAGACCAGGCACCGGTGTTGTTGTATTCAAGCGCCGCGAAGACCACAGTTGGCTTTTTGAACTGCAGTTCGACACGCTGGCCGCTACCGCCATCAAACAGATAGCGAGGCTGTCCCTGCAGTTCCTGTGGTAACGCGAGCATCTGGTAATCGCGATTCAAAAATGTGTTCTCATCTACGCCACTGATTCCGGGGACCAGTGGCGAGCCTGCGGTTTTCTCAATCAGATTGTTCAGCTTCGCAGAGACTTTCTGGCTGGCTTTGAGTTGCTTTAACGTGGCCTGCAGGGTGGCGACGTCATCGACGAGCAACGAAGCGGGGTTGTGTTTGAGTAGGGGGATGATTTCATCTGGTTTGCCCGTGGAGCCGTTGAGGTGCAGTTTGACTCCCTGACGTTTGATGGCGGGGACGAGTGACTCATCGTCGAGCCAGCGGGGCCAGAGGCGGATATATTCCACGCCTGCCTGGGCGAAGGCATCGATGGATTCGGGATCAGGAATGAAGCCCAGTTGCTGCGCCTGGGGTAGCAGTTTACGAAACAGCTGCGCCTGTTCCAGGCTTCTGACGCCGACGATGGTCTGCCGCGGATCGCCCTGTTCGCGCACCGTTTTCGCGACCGCTTCGGCATAAGCGGTGCCTTGTTCCTTGAGGTCCAGCAGTACGTTGATTTTTCCCCGACAGAGCTGCAGGGCTTCTCCCAGAGTGGGGATTCGTTCGCCCGCGTATGCTTTGTTGAATGCAGAACCGGCGTCGAGCTGTTTTAGCTGAGACATGGTTAGCTCGGTGGCCACTCCAGTGCCGTCGGTGGTGCGATCGAGTTTGGCATCGTGGAGCAGGAAGAGCGTGCCATCTTTGCTGGTCCTTACATCGATCTCGACGGCGGTCGCTTTCAATACGATGGCCCGCTGCAAAGCAGACAGTGTGTTCTCGGGCCGGTCACTGCTGGCACCGCGATGTGCCACGATCTGTTGGAGAGTGTCAACGGCTGCTCCCGGATCTGATTCTCCCGGGAAGCTCCAGGCCAGGGGGGAAAGCAGCGTCGTCAGACAGACTGCCAGCACGCAGTAAAGTGAGTGTCTCATCGTGAAAACCTTTGATATTCCAGCTGTAAAGAGGACCAGCTGTCCTCCTGAATTCCGATAACAATTGCGCTGTTTATAACGTACCTAAGGACCTGGTGTTGAGCAAATCATCCGCTGGTGATACGGCACAATATTCATAGACTCTTCATGCAGTATCCAGGAACGAACCAGTATCGGGGGAGAAGCTGGAAACTCAGCTTTCCCGGTTGGTGCCGATCTGTATGATTTGTCAGTTCCTGTTTCACAAAGTGATCGGGGGAGTGGTTTGTGGTTCATCCAGTCAGACCATCTTGTCGAACGGCGTGGGGGCGTCAAGCGGAAAGTATGAGTCGAGATCTTCTGAAAGTTCAGTGAGGTGGGTGTGAGTCTGCTGCGAAATGCTCTGAATGTGCTCCGAAATGATTTGAAAAGGAACGAGACATTGGGAACCGGTTCATTTTGTGCTGGTGAAAAACTGGAAAAATCGACGCCGATTCAGGTGCTTCTGAGTCACTTGTGCGTCGTGTTCCGGTGCACGCATCATCCGCCTCGCGCGCGAAGCACAATTACACAAGAATAGGATTCGGGAAGTGCCGATCAAGGGCATTCTATTCAGTTCTGGAGACAGAACTGCACTGGATATCGGGAAGGAGATTGAGCGCATGCTGAAAATTCATGAACGTGAGGGTAGTGAAGGTGAATCGACAGCCTCTACAGAACTTACCTCCGGTGGACTGGGGGACTGTGCACACGATATACTTTTAAGCAGCCGTGCGGGATACAGTGATTGTGACTCACACGGTAGTTTGTTTTTGTCTACAGAGTCTTCAACGTGTTTTACAACTGGGATGTTCATGAATCGTCTACTGCAAGTCCTCACCATTACACTTGTCTCCTGGCTGCTTGTGGGACCGCTGGCTGCGGAGCTCACGCGCTTTGAAATTACCGTACGCGAACCGTTTGCCGATGGTCAGAAATTTGGGCCTGTCGGAGAGTACGAACGGATTAAGGGCCGCGTGTATTATGAACTCGATCCCGAATTGCCACAAAATCAGAACGTTGTCGATCTGAAGCTGGCACCGCGCAACAAAGCGGGCCGCGTGGAACTGTCGGCGGATCTAATCATTCTGGCGCCTAAGGATTTGAGCAAAGGCAACGGGGCGCTGCTGTATGATGTCAATAATCGGGGCAACCTGACTGCCTTGCGGATGTTAAACTTCGCTTCGGGGGGGAATGATCCCCAAACGCAGAAACAGGCGGGTGACGGTTTTCTGATGCGAGAGGGCTTCACCTACGTTTCCAGCGGCTGGGACGGAGAGCTGCTGCCGGGAAGCAGTCGTCTGAGGCTCGTTCCCCCGGTGATTCAGCAGCCGATCACTGGAAAAGTCCGTTGTGAAATCGTGCCGGGCAAGGACACCACGCGGACTGTGGTCAACTGGGCGAACCATGGTTCCTATCGTCCGACGGCCAAGGGGCTCCAGGAGGCGACGTTGACGCATCGTCTGCTGGCCAGTCATCCTCGGGTGCCGATTCCCCGTTCGGAGTGGAAGCTGCATGTCACGGAAGTCGACAGCGATTCGCACGCACAACTGCCGAAAGTGGAACTCGAGTATCCCGCCGGGCTGAAGAAGCTGCAGATCTACGAACTGATTTATGAGGCCCAGAATCCCGTCGTGATGGGAACCGGCTTCACCGCGGTACGCGATCTGGTTTCGGCTTTGAAGCAGGGGACGGGCGAGGGCAATCCGTTACTGGTCGAAGGCAAGCCTGTGATCGAACGGGCGCACTCTTTTGGTGTCTCACAAAGCGGTCGTTTTTTACGCGAGATGATGTACTGGGGCTTCAATGAAGACGAAGCGGGGCAGCGGGTCTTCGAGGGGATCATTCCTCACGTCTCCGGATCAGGGATGGGATCGTTTAACCATCGTTTTGCCCAGCCCACCCGGCATGCGGGACAGCATGACCATCACGATTACCCGCCGGACCGTTTCCCCTTTGCTTATGCTGCCCAGAAGGATCCGCTGTCGGGGCTGACTGAGGGAATTCTAACCCGGTCCGAAGCCAGCGGTACTGCACCCCTGGTGATGCATACGCAGTCTTCTTCGGAGTACTGGAACCGCAGCGGTTCACTGTCGCATACCGATCCTCTGGGGACTACTGATGTTGCGCTGCCTGAGAATGTGCGGTTCTATATCATCGGCGGGACGCAGCATGGTCCGAGCCGATTCACGACCGAGAAAGGGGATGGTCAGACGGCTCCCAATCCCGCGGATTACAAACCGTTCCTGCGTGCCTTGCTGCTCTCGCTCGATAACTGGGCGAAAGAGGGAACCGCGCCTCCGGCCAGCGTCTATCCGAAGATCAGTAAAGGGACGCTGGTGAGCTGGACTCAGAATGCTACCGGGTTTCCAGAGATTCCCGGCATTCGTTATCCGGGTGTCATTCAGCAACCTGCTTACCTGGATTTCGGTCCCCGCTGGCAGAAGGAACGTATCGTGGATCTGCAACCTCCCTTGCCGCGCGGCGATTACAGGGTACTCGTTCCTCGATCCGGGCCGGATGGGAATGAACTGGGATGTCTGTCGGCTCCCGAGGTCGCGGTGCCGGTGGCCACTTATGCCAGTTGGCGCTTACGCAGCGAGAACGGTCCGGCCGCCAACCAGCTTTACAGTCTGTCGGGTTCGTATATTCCCTTTCCGTTGACGAAAGCAGAACGCGAACAACGGGGAGATCCCCGAGCGTCGGTCGAAGAACGTTATGGCACCCTGGCAGCATATCTTGAACAGCTGGCCGCCCAATGCGAGGCTTATGAGAAAGCAGGCTATCTGCTGCAGGAAGATAGAGAGCGGATTCTGCAATCGCAGCGTGAGCGGGTGGTACCGCTGTTTGCGAAAATCAATGCGAAAGCAGAACCCGCAGAGCAGGGTAAGTGAGGTCCGTCATGACATTGATTACACCTGTCTGTACTTTCTGCAGACAGGTGTAATGCTGCGCCGAGGGGAGTTTTATCTACTTCCCTGATGAGCTCTGATTGTGAGTGGTGTGTGTCTGTAACTACTGACTATTAAAGGGGATGTCTGAAATTGTTTCTGTTATGGTGATGTTTCTGACCTGCGATCTTTGTCAGAAATCTGCAGATTCTTTTCAAAACGCGACCTGAAATCAACTTTGAGTGTACGATTACTTATAGAACCGAAACATCGCGAGTTGGCTTGCCTCGAATGCTGGTTGAAATATTTCATGGAACAGAAAAAACAGGAACTGCA from Gimesia sp. includes these protein-coding regions:
- a CDS encoding DUF1559 domain-containing protein: MSCSQSNRARRGFTLIELLVVIAIIAILIALLLPAVQQAREAARRTQCKNNLKQIGLALHNYAGTHQIFPLETYYGQRADGSFHYNSWIPQTLSYFDQASLGNIYNHDYSFWDTENQDAIETKLTLFECPSTPGGTQMTPELRMRLSSGWTIDANRGAFTSDYAGQRGIHSNSHQVYVPGATADSNLGIFGGGGSGKRFRDIVDGTSNTIIVHESAGRSQWIYKDRTSGTFVTNNPEFGGWFDYWAGPCAGWMYGFEDDGVTRYGPNFINSTNKWANPLSFHTGGVQVALADGSVRFLSENMSNLTFIALCTYGGGEVVGEF
- a CDS encoding glycerophosphodiester phosphodiesterase family protein, yielding MRHSLYCVLAVCLTTLLSPLAWSFPGESDPGAAVDTLQQIVAHRGASSDRPENTLSALQRAIVLKATAVEIDVRTSKDGTLFLLHDAKLDRTTDGTGVATELTMSQLKQLDAGSAFNKAYAGERIPTLGEALQLCRGKINVLLDLKEQGTAYAEAVAKTVREQGDPRQTIVGVRSLEQAQLFRKLLPQAQQLGFIPDPESIDAFAQAGVEYIRLWPRWLDDESLVPAIKRQGVKLHLNGSTGKPDEIIPLLKHNPASLLVDDVATLQATLKQLKASQKVSAKLNNLIEKTAGSPLVPGISGVDENTFLNRDYQMLALPQELQGQPRYLFDGGSGQRVELQFKKPTVVFAALEYNNTGAWSFPQGRSPRDHGWRKLDNAAYRGTSNGTVKDKPHFASIYFCEFQAGQKLSGLPPWWLCLAIMDANAASQVPGFQAGTSGPINVPSTYSYEAEATRARPLQVPEFQNNRQWAQWQESQRQAFQEQLVYPYPGKLTIKPVGAALDRGMFHQQEFAVYHDGHRIFRFFRLAPPTKPGKKLPTIVCFMGHGKVSQILSEPNSYQHACAAQFAEQGYLVYAMENVGMEPGSDRHHELDHLLRLDGYSWYGLLFAHQQILLQHVFADPQVNPAKVGATGVSTGGLLALSAAAFEPRIAATSVQGIFGSMRVSFIRDRQRHCHCGAIPGLLPKFDLPEMALLVTPRPLHISNAVSDGFSPAEAKRCLKLITPLYQQVGGKTPKFSAPPGHHEFAFQEALMFFTNTIGKPE
- a CDS encoding alpha/beta hydrolase domain-containing protein, which translates into the protein MNRLLQVLTITLVSWLLVGPLAAELTRFEITVREPFADGQKFGPVGEYERIKGRVYYELDPELPQNQNVVDLKLAPRNKAGRVELSADLIILAPKDLSKGNGALLYDVNNRGNLTALRMLNFASGGNDPQTQKQAGDGFLMREGFTYVSSGWDGELLPGSSRLRLVPPVIQQPITGKVRCEIVPGKDTTRTVVNWANHGSYRPTAKGLQEATLTHRLLASHPRVPIPRSEWKLHVTEVDSDSHAQLPKVELEYPAGLKKLQIYELIYEAQNPVVMGTGFTAVRDLVSALKQGTGEGNPLLVEGKPVIERAHSFGVSQSGRFLREMMYWGFNEDEAGQRVFEGIIPHVSGSGMGSFNHRFAQPTRHAGQHDHHDYPPDRFPFAYAAQKDPLSGLTEGILTRSEASGTAPLVMHTQSSSEYWNRSGSLSHTDPLGTTDVALPENVRFYIIGGTQHGPSRFTTEKGDGQTAPNPADYKPFLRALLLSLDNWAKEGTAPPASVYPKISKGTLVSWTQNATGFPEIPGIRYPGVIQQPAYLDFGPRWQKERIVDLQPPLPRGDYRVLVPRSGPDGNELGCLSAPEVAVPVATYASWRLRSENGPAANQLYSLSGSYIPFPLTKAEREQRGDPRASVEERYGTLAAYLEQLAAQCEAYEKAGYLLQEDRERILQSQRERVVPLFAKINAKAEPAEQGK